Proteins from a single region of Meles meles chromosome 10, mMelMel3.1 paternal haplotype, whole genome shotgun sequence:
- the LOC123951474 gene encoding olfactory receptor 10AC1-like, translating to MDSSSNATMPCGFLLQGFSEFPHLRPVLFLLLLAVHLATLGGNLLILVAVASVPSRPPMLLFLCQLSAIELCYTLVVVPRSLADLATPSPGQGSPISFLGCAVQMQMFVALGGAECFLLATMAYDRYVAICHPLRYTAVVTPGLCTRLALACCLGGLTVSVGLTVAIFHLPFCGSRLLVHFFCDITALLDLACTRSYVDELPLLGTCLVLLLLPSLLILSSYFAIAAALHRLHSPGGRRKAASTCASHLAVTFLHYGCATFMYVRPKSSYSPRQDRTLALVYTNVTPLLYPLIYSLRNREITAAIRRVLGRGRQGQGLCGP from the coding sequence ATGGACAGCTCCAGCAATGCCACCATGCCCTGTGGCTTTCTCCTTCAGGGCTTCTCTGAGTTCCCGCACCTGAGGCCAGTGCTCTTCTTGCTGCTGCTGGCCGTGCACCTAGCCACCCTGGGCGGGAACCTGCTCATCCTTGTGGCCGTAGCCTCAGTGCCCAGCCGGCCGCCCATGCTGCTCTTCCTGTGCCAGCTGTCAGCCATCGAGCTCTGTTACACTCTGGTGGTGGTGCCCCGCTCCCTGGCCGACCTGGCCACACCGAGCCCTGGCCAGGGCAGCCCCATCTCCTTTCTGGGCTGCGCTGTTCAGATGCAGATGTTCGTGGCTCTGGGTGGGGCAGAGTGCTTCCTGCTGGCCACCATGGCCTACGATCGCTATGTAGCTATTTGCCACCCGCTGCGTTACACTGCAGTAGTGACCCCAGGGCTATGCACAAGGCTGGCCCTGGCCTGTTGCCTTGGGGGACTGACAGTGTCCGTGGGGCTCACGGTGGCTATCTTCCACCTGCCCTTCTGTGGCTCCCGCCTGCTGGTGCATTTCTTCTGCGACATCACGGCACTGTTGGACCTGGCTTGCACACGGAGCTACGTTGATGAGCTTCCCCTGCTGGGCACCTGCCTGGtgctcctgctgctgccctcACTGCTCATCCTGTCCTCCTACTTCGCCATCGCTGCCGCCTTGCACCGCCTGCACTCCCCTGGGGGCCGGCGCAAGGCTGCCTCCACCTGCGCCTCGCACCTGGCTGTCACCTTCTTGCACTATGGCTGTGCCACCTTCATGTATGTGCGGCCCAAGTCCAGCTACTCCCCACGGCAGGACCGCACACTGGCACTTGTCTACACCAATGTCACGCCACTATTGTACCCACTCATCTACAGCCTGCGCAACCGTGAAATCACTGCTGCCATCCGCAGGGTGCTGGGGCGTGGGCGGCAGGGTCAAGGTCTGTGTGGGCCCTGA